The following coding sequences lie in one Caloenas nicobarica isolate bCalNic1 chromosome 13, bCalNic1.hap1, whole genome shotgun sequence genomic window:
- the LOC135994074 gene encoding protocadherin gamma-C5-like, translated as MPRAGTAGRSLGLPRVFSFCLFLHSSSAQIRYSIPEELTRGAFVGNIAKDLGTDVTKLAAANLQVLSDSDSQYFSVNVNTGIIMVSERIDREQLCGQNPRCFLHLKLAIENPVEFYRIEVEILDINDNPPEFPSDEVSLRIYELASLGARFPIQPAQDPDVGTNTLQTYHLSANDNFNLNVKARTDGGKFPELVLERALDRELRAFHHLVLTAEDGGSPPQSSKTHITIQVLDANDNHPVFDRPSYGARLVENSPLGTLVVKLNATDVDEGPNGDIRYSLSSHNSAALRQIFAIDEQTGEIRVQGNLDFEEATVYEIEVEAKDMGSPTMEEHCSVVVEITDVNDNAPEVILTSFSSSLSEDAPPGTVVAVVHVRDRDSGEQGKVQCHVSPDLPFQLRKDYEHQYSLLTSTHLDREHVAYYNVTISASDLGSPPLSRHTILPITVADVNDNAPQFEQASYEVLVAENNPVGSVLVTVSAADPDSEQNSRLSYTILQAGGTDPGLDPTRYLSIHPTSGQVSAKLPFDYEQTTYLQFHVEVSDGGSPALRNRTLVHVFIVDQNDNAPRVHFPRAGEDSAAQFRISPSTTPLALITKVVAIDADSGRNAWLSYHLVEATEPGLFSVALRSGEIRIMRALQETDASAHELLVVVRDAGEPPLSTAVTLVVLVEEKGPEALLGSEAQATDSGGLPTITLCLIVSLVLISTVSLVGLTALGVRCLRRVSVPANQGCCVESVNTLQPPPSHVFGHLHYEPKQGDMVMGVQVTATAPPAPRYRSCFSPVSDISEFMFVKPSAGPVSANPPDATLRSEAAEEGEEEEGEKKEEEEEEGAVERRAAQPAGLRSSSPAPSIPLCPAPATVSSLRNPLGPVPSTPGARGFRRGGGSRDRQRGRGGCAELPPLRSALLRSHTRHGMLGGRSWPWQLPLLLAALSCLPALSSAQLRYSVPEDREPGSPVGDLAKDLGVEVRSLVARNLRLQAGP; from the exons ATGCCGAGGGCAGGGACGGCGGGCCGGTCCCTGGGACTGCCGCgtgtcttctctttctgtttgttcttgCACAGCTCCTCTGCTCAGATCCGGTACAGCATCCCGGAGGAGCTCACCCGGGGCGCCTTCGTGGGCAATATCGCGAAGGACCTGGGCACTGATGTGACGAAACTGGCGGCAGCTAATCTCCAGGTACTGTCCGATTCGGATTCTCAGTACTTCTCAGTTAATGTGAACACTGGCATTATAATGGTCAGCGAGCGAATAGAccgggagcagctctgtgggcaGAATCCCCGCTGCTTCCTTCACCTGAAGCTTGCCATCGAGAACCCAGTAGAGTTTTACCGCATCGAGGTGGAGATCCTGGATATTAATGACAACCCTCCGGAGTTCCCCAGTGATGAGGTATCGTTGCGCATCTATGAGCTGGCATCACTGGGTGCCCGCTTCCCCATCCAGCCTGCCCAGGACCCCGACGTGGGCACCAACACCTTGCAGACCTATCACCTGAGCGCCAATGACAACTTCAACCTCAACGTGAAGGCACGTACAGATGGAGGGAAGTTCCCTGAGCTGGTGCTGGAGAGGGCCCTGGACCGGGAACTCAGAGCTTTCCACCACCTGGTCCTGACTGCTGAAGATGGGGGCTCTCCTCCCCAGTCCAGCAAGACACATATCACTATTCAGGTCCTGGATGCCAACGACAACCACCCGGTCTTTGACAGACCATCGTATGGAGCCCGTTTGGTGGAGAACTCGCCGCTGGGCACCCTTGTGGTGAAGTTAAATGCCACCGATGTGGATGAAGGGCCCAATGGAGACATCCGCTACTCCCTCAGTAGCCACAACTCAGCTGCCTTACGCCAGATCTTTGCCATTGATGAGCAAACTGGAGAGATCCGTGTCCAGGGCAACCTTGACTTCGAGGAGGCGACAGTGTATGAGATTGAAGTGGAGGCCAAGGACATGGGGTCACCCACGATGGAGGAACACTGCAGCGTGGTGGTGGAAATCACTGATGTGAACGACAACGCCCCTGAGGTTATTCTtacctccttctccagctccctgAGCGAGGATGCACCCCCAGGCACAGTGGTGGCTGTGGTACACGTCAGAGACAGGGACTCTGGGGAGCAGGGCAAGGTCCAGTGTCACGTGTCTCCAGATCTTCCCTTCCAGTTGCGTAAGGACTATGAGCACCAGTACTCGCTGCTAACCAGCACCCATTTGGACCGGGAGCATGTTGCCTACTACAATGTGACCATCTCTGCCTCGGACCTGGGCAGTCCTCCGCTCTCCCGCCACACCATCTTGCCAATCACCGTGGCGGATGTCAATGACAACGCACCCCAATTTGAGCAGGCGTCCTATGAAGTGCTGGTGGCAGAAAACAACCCGGTGGGCAGTGTGCTGGTTACAGTCTCTGCTGCTGACCCTGACTCGGAACAGAACTCCCGCCTCTCTTATACTATCCTGCAAGCTGGTGGGACAGATCCGGGCCTGGATCCAACGCGCTACCTCTCCATACATCCCACAAGTGGGCAGGTCTCTGCCAAACTCCCCTTTGACTATGAGCAAACCACCTATCTCCAGTTCCACGTGGAGGTCTCTGATGGTGGCTCCCCAGCCCTGAGGAACAGGACACTGGTTCATGTTTTTATAGTGGACCAGAATGACAATGCCCCACGGGTGCAtttccccagggctggggaggactCTGCTGCCCAGTTCCGAATCTCTCCCTCTACCACCCCTCTTGCTCTCATCACCAAGGTGGTGGCAATAGACGCGGACTCGGGGCGTAATGCTTGGCTTTCCTACCACCTTGTGGAAGCCACAGAGCCAGGGCTTTTCAGTGTGGCCCTGCGCTCTGGGGAGATCCGGATCATGCGGGCCCTGCAGGAGACAGATGCTTCTGCGCATGAACTGCTCGTGGTGGTCCGGGATGCTGGGGAGCCCCCACTCTCCACAGCCGTTAcgctggtggtgctggtggaggaGAAGGGCCCAGAGGCCTTGCTGGGTTCTGAGGCTCAGGCCACCGATAGTGGGGGCTTGCCCACAATTACACTTTGTCTGATTGTGTCCCTAGTGCTCATCTCCACCGTCTCGCTGGTGGGACTGACAGCACTGGGTGTGAGGTGCCTCCGGCGGGTCTCTGTGCCTGCCAACCAGGGCTGCTGCGTGGAAAGCGTGAACACGCTTCAGCCCCCTCCCAGCCACGTTTTTGGGCACTTGCACTACGAACCTAAGCAAGGGGACATGGTGATGGGCGTCCAGGTGACAGCCACGGCACCTCCCGCCCCGCGTTATCGCTCCTGCTTTTCGCCGGTCTCGGACATCAGCGAGTTCATGTTTGTGAAACCCTCGGCGGGTCCAGTCAGTGCCAACCCGCCGGATGCCACCCTGCGCAGCGAG GCGgcggaggagggagaggaggaggagggagagaaaaaggaggaggaggaggaggagggggctgtgGAGAGAC GAGCGGCTCAGCCGGCCGGTTTGCGATCGTCCTCCCCCgccccctccatccctctctgtCCGGCTCCGGCGACGGTTTCCTCCCTGCGCAACCCTCTCGGACCTGTTCCCTCCACCCCCGGGGCGCGGGGGTtccggcgcggcggcggctcccgggaccggcagcggggcaggggaggctgcgcggagctgccgccgctccgctccgcgctgCTCCGCTCGCACACCCGGCACGGGATGCTCGGGGGCCGGAGTTGGCCATGGCAGCTCCCGCTGCTGCTCGCAGCCCTCTCCTGCCTGCCGGCTCTCAGCAGCGCCCAGCTCCGCTATTCCGTGCCCGAGGACCGAGAGCCGGGCTCCCCGGTAGGCGACCTGGCCAAGGACCTGGGGGTGGAGGTGCGGAGCCTGGTCGCCCGTAACCTGCGCCTG CAGGCTGGACCGTGA